One part of the Vanessa atalanta chromosome 4, ilVanAtal1.2, whole genome shotgun sequence genome encodes these proteins:
- the LOC125077633 gene encoding membrane-associated progesterone receptor component 1-like, which translates to MTENETSPTFWDELTSPINLILVFFILYLLYKIIKSHLETSGPETPPPPPMAKLRKDMTVAELKKYDGSDEEGRVLLAVNGIIFDVTKGKRFYGPGGPYAAFAGKDATRGLATGEVAASDKEYDDVSDLSPDEVASAKEWEEQFKEKYDIVGRLLKPGETPNKYEDEASEHKNENKNEDKKAQ; encoded by the exons ATGACGGAAAACGAAACGTCTCCCACATTTTGGGATGAATTGACGAGTcccattaatttgattttggtGTTTTTCATTTTGTACTTACTGTATAAGATAATAAAGTCGCATTTGGAAACGTCGGGGCCGGAAACACCTCCTCCGCCACCGATGGCCAAGCTGCGAAAGGATATGACAGTTGCtgaattaaagaaatatgaTGGCTCTGATGAAGAAGGCAGAGTATTGTTGGCTGTAAATGGTATAATTTTCGACGTGACTAAAGGGAAACGATTCTATGGACCGG GAGGTCCATATGCGGCTTTCGCTGGTAAGGACGCAACCCGTGGCCTAGCTACAGGAGAAGTCGCTGCATCAGATAAGGAGTACGACGATGTCAGTGATCTTTCACCTGATGAAGTTGCATCAGCAAAAGAATGGGAAGAACAATTCaaag aaaaatatgACATCGTAGGAAGACTTTTGAAGCCCGGTGAGACACCAAATAAATACGAAGACGAAGCAAGcgaacataaaaatgaaaacaagaaCGAGGACAAGAAGGCGCAAtag